The following are encoded in a window of Pyrenophora tritici-repentis strain M4 chromosome 6, whole genome shotgun sequence genomic DNA:
- a CDS encoding RING-finger-containing ubiquitin ligase: MSAQRIGIFTIDFPDPRVIDYNNNQFITLNDSVSFQYRILNNIQTLSTKGVDSDQDPYGILFVPDLQSTACKEQEAQHVPANATRRANLPQDKDYALIAVAPWFSADCTKEYFAAARAHTTKAFFTYQPGESNAKPPVLNDATWDLQDGGSWQSANQFPTYALSSITGNNVMDQLGLYSGNLTDAPYGDQLAKVYDRTDYVRLWATVGTDSSGQLPSLWVFLVIVLAILLVAVSITSLVMHIIQRRRRNDLRERVLNGQVDLEALGVKRLTVSQHILDKLPIHIYTAGAAGEPEKAIDSHAQAPHLGAPSTSVDAETGRKAPPLSRHSSAPTVPTTGMSGSWSQPTCPICMDDFEANETQVRELPCHHVFHPECIDTFLLNHSSLCPMCKQSVLPKGACPVKITNVMVRRERHINRMRARSARNATSQAASQATSVPGTAPVSLPLPSRPAIALGSLSSRIGGAITGRRIFSAPERAQSRPRDIEMGTTPPPEALLEHQSAGMPPAQPPSPNNQACSPTQNRREWARQRALAMLGPRHAPISDAEEEERVPKWRRLVRKVFPIA, translated from the exons ATGT CTGCCCAACGCATCGGTATCTTTACCATCGACTTCCCGGACCCCCGGGTTATCGactacaacaacaaccaGTTCATCACGCTCAACGATTCCGTCTCGTTTCAGTACCGCATCCTCAATAATATCCAAACCCTGTCCACCAAAGGCGTTGATTCCGACCAGGATCCTTATGGCATTCTCTTTGTTCCCGACCTCCAATCGACCGCGTGCAAGGAACAAGAAGCTCAGCATGTTCCTGCGAATGCGACGCGCAGGGCAAATCTGCCCCAAGATAAAGATTATGCCCTGATAGCGGTTGCGCCATGGTTCTCCGCAGATTGTACCAAAGAATACTTCGCCGCTGCCCGAGCACACACCACCAAAGCCTTCTTCACATACCAACCCGGCGAGAGTAATGCGAAACCACCCGTATTGAACGACGCCACATGGGACCTGCAGGATGGCGGCAGCTGGCAGTCAGCCAATCAATTCCCAACATATGCCCTGTCTTCGATAACTGGAAACAATGTCATGGACCAGCTGGGTCTTTACTCGGGAAACCTAACCGATGCGCCATACGGCGATCAATTAGCCAAGGTCTACGATCGTACTGACTACGTGCGCCTGTGGGCGACCGTTGGTACTG ACTCCAGTGGCCAACTCCCAAGTCTGTGGGTATTTCTTGTCATCGTCCTAGCCATCCTCCTCGTCGCTGTCAGCATCACTTCCCTCGTCATGCACATCATCCAACGAAGACGCCGAAACGACCTCCGTGAACGCGTTCTCAACGGCCAAGTCGATCTCGAAGCATTGGGTGTAAAGCGACTTACGGTTTCGCAACATATACTTGACAAGCTGCCCATACACATATATACTGCCGGAGCTGCGGGTGAGCCAGAAAAGGCCATCGATTCGCATGCCCAGGCTCCACATCTTGGTGCTCCGTCCACATCCGTAGATGCCGAGACTGGTAGGAAGGCACCACCGCTGTCCCGCCACTCGTCCGCGCCCACAGTTCCTACTACTGGCATGTCCGGCTCTTGGTCACAGCCTACTTGTCCTATCTGCATGGACGACTTCGAGGCCAACGAAACACAAGTTCGCGAGCTCCCATGTCATCACGTCTTCCATCCCGAATGTATCGACACTTTCCTCCTCAACCACTCATCACTATGTCCAATGTGCAAGCAAAGCGTATTACCAAAAGGTGCATGTCCAGTTAAGATCACAAACGTCATGGTACGGCGTGAGCGGCATATTAATCGTATGCGAGCCCGTAGCGCACGTAATGCAACTTCACAAGCAGCTTCACAAGCAACTTCAGTGCCTGGTACCGCTCCTGTATCATTACCACTACCGAGCCGGCCCGCCATAGCTCTCGGGTCGCTTTCTAGTCGAATAGGCGGAGCGATAACAGGGCGACGCATCTTTAGTGCACCGGAGCGGGCCCAGTCGCGTCCACGAGACATTGAAATGGGAACTACACCGCCACCGGAAGCTCTGTTAGAACATCAGTCGGCAGGAATGCCACCTGCCCAACCACCATCACCCAATAATCAGGCCTGCTCACCCACTCAAAACCGGAGAGAATGGGCACGTCAAAGAGCCTTAGCCATGCTCGGACCTCGTCATGCACCGATCAGCGAtgcagaagaagaagaaagagtTCCAAAATGGCGCCGTCTAGTCCGCAAAGTCTTCCCTATTGCTTAA
- a CDS encoding DUF4360 domain containing protein has translation MKYTFATLALAAVAVAAPTYQAPDSFSIKNVVSAGSGCPQGSIDIEWNENGTLPIYFNKQFTARVGVDKTADESRKNCQINLALQFSPGFSFAVFSADYSGWGDLDTGVTGVVKSTYYFSGSQDQTSSALSLSGPFHGGYYKQDNVAAAVWSPCGGDAMFNVNSEVALTPLATPANGVLASTREAGRFTSNLYVRWKKC, from the exons ATGAAATACACGTTTGCTACACTTGCCCTTGCGGCAGTAGCGGTTGCCGCTCCAACATACCAGGCGCCAGATTCATTCAGCATCAAGAACGTTGTCTCTGCTGGATCCGGCTGTCCACAAGGCAGTATCGATATCGAATGGAACGAGAACGGCACACTACCCATCT ACTTCAACAAGCAATTCACTGCTCGCGTCGGTGTTGACAAAACTGCCGACGAGTCGCGAAAGAACTGCCAAATCAACCTGGCCCTACAATTCAGTCCAGGCTTCTCATTCGCTGTCTTCAGCGCCGACTACTCAGGTTGGGGTGATCTTGACACCGGCGTCACAGGTGTTGTGAAATCCACATACTACTTCTCTGGATCGCAGGACCAAACTTCATCAGCGCTGAGCCTCAGCGGTCCCTTCCATGGGGGATACTACAAGCAGGATAACGTTGCAGCAGCAGTCTGGTCCCCCTGCGGTGGGGATGCAATGTTCAATGTCAACAGCGAGGTTGCCTTGACGCCTTTGGCTACGCCTGCCAACGGAGTGCTTGCTTCGACGAGAGAAGCCGGGAGATTCACGTCGAATCTGTATGTTCGATGGAAGAAGTGCTAA
- a CDS encoding Ada3 domain containing protein, whose translation MRDHVEKTVMKNAEARCTQSEGALRELMSLKKNRAPRERDRDKAGEDRDRKHKLKKVNTKQDDDSKHPPVIGAHGVARQDGGDAKDNSSAISSPISQAPPSATGTGPADAPSPSGSDVSHQPAPAPAVPQFQTFGPDPAKFDDPTIYHIREVTPGMSIEERKEIYCVAEFPQEDLRDKIAGSPPDKDFSNAKPPSQVNATVFANYVEPYIRPLTEEDVAFLKERGDRVGPFVLPRRGQRHYKEIWAEEDGAMHIDSNDQHPPPNVPRGAAEDITDDNLETDQVSAGPLLSRLLSTLRPEGRGNQNSHNEQNGVNGDAMDIDEGAGTQADATNTNSLPAAAQLPDLVQPGWKASSQNARTDYAGMEDRVLMELKHYGLISDADAESQSFDAHFDDEVAARLRFLQEELRKQSIINGARKQRLLELTEERIAQQEYNTIADDLDNQLNAAYLKRNRNIGKGKKQNKRPGGAGGGSHPVANAGISRPGVGEPIRTLMERRQQWINTIGPVVNFGKTGLPTETIFGEEKMKELENREVEIWNTEAEE comes from the exons ATGCGCGACCACGTCGAGAAGACGGTCATGAAGAACGCAGAGGCTCGCTGTACTCAGTCCGAGGGCGCACTGCGAGAGCTCATGAGCCTGAAGAAGAACAGGGCGCCGCGCGAAAGAGACAGGGACAAGGCTGGCGAGGATCGCGATCGCAAGCACAAGCTCAAGAAAGTGAATACAAAGCAAGACGACGACAGTAAGCACCCACCCGTCATAGGCGCCCATGGCGTCGCCAGGCAGGATGGAGGCGACGCAAAAG ACAACTCGTCGGCCATCTCGTCCCCGATATCCCAAGCCCCGCCCTCTGCTACCGGTACTGGCCCAGCCGACGCCCCATCACCTAGCGGTTCCGATGTCTCCCACCAGCCTGCGCCTGCGCCCGCCGTACCACAATTCCAGACCTTCGGGCCTGACCCCGCAAAGTTCGATGACCCGACCATATACCACATTCGCGAAGTCACCCCGGGCATGTCAATCGAGGAGAGGAAGGAGATATATTGCGTCGCCGAGTTCCCCCAGGAGGATCTCCGCGACAAAATCGCTGGCTCTCCGCCAGACAAGGACTTTTCAAACGCAAAGCCGCCATCGCAGGTCAATGCCACCGTCTTTGCCAACTACGTCGAGCCGTACATTCGCCCGCTCACCGAGGAGGATGTTGCCTTTTTGAAGGAGCGCGGAGATCGCGTAGGGCCGTTTGTGCTGCCTAGGCGCGGCCAGCGACACTACAAAGAGATATGGGCTGAAGAAGACGGGGCCATGCACATTGACTCCAACGACCAACACCCACCACCCAACGTCCCTCGGGGTGCAGCAGAAGACATAACGGATGATAATCTCGAGACAGACCAGGTCTCTGCGGGCCCCCTACTGTCGCGCTTGTTGTCTACGTTACGACCAGAAGGACGCGGCAATCAAAACAGTCACAACGAGCAGAATGGAGTAAACGGAGATGCTATGGACATCGACGAAGGAGCAGGAACACAGGCAGACGCGACCAATACGAACTCGCTCCCCGCGGCAGCTCAACTTCCAGACCTCGTACAGCCTGGCTGGAAGGCTTCTTCGCAAAATGCGCGTACCGATTACGCGGGCATGGAAGACCGTGTGCTCATGGAGCTCAAGCACTATGGCTTAATCTCAGATGCAGATGCAGAATCACAATCCTTCGACGCCCATTTTGATGACGAGGTTGCGGCACGACTTCGATTCCTGCAAGAAGAATTGCGCAAACAATCCATCATCAACGGCGCGCGGAAACAACGTCTCCTCGAGCTCACCGAAGAGCGCATAGCTCAGCAGGAGTACAACACGATAGCAGACGATCTCGACAACCAACTCAACGCCGCCTACCTCAAGCGCAACCGCAACATCGGCAAAGGCAAGAAACAAAACAAGCGGCCTGGTGGTGCTGGAGGTGGGAGCCATCCTGTGGCAAACGCTGGCATATCAAGACCGGGCGTTGGCGAGCCCATTCGCACACTCATGGAAAGGAGACAACAATGGATCAACACCATCGGACCTGTTGTCAATTTCGGCAAGACCGGTTTACCGACTGAGACGATATTCGGAGAGGAGAAGATGAAGGAATTGGAGAACAGAGAGGTGGAGATTTGGAACACAGAAGCCGAAGAATAG
- a CDS encoding PutA, NAD-dependent aldehyde dehydrogenase produces MSPGKISSLDFEKFYNIVDGKQRGSDQIHHGINPSTGQELWDVPIASEQDLNDAVAAAKKAYPAWRDTPLAKRKEALVKIAELYQQHHEEFLTLLRKENGKPSQIANMEVKGAGDYFLYHASLDIPSETIEDAEKTLYTEYTPLGVCGAICPWNFPLILSAGKMAPCLLTGNCMIVKPSPFTPYTSLKFVELAQEILPPGVLQVVGGNNELGVGMCEHPDIHKISFTGSIATGKKVMATCSKTLKRVTLELGGNDASIIMPDVDIKKVAPQVVMGAFQNSGQVCVATKRIYIHETIYKEFLEEMTNFTKNMKVGNAEDDTTMLGPVQNQMQYERVKGFFEDSKAKGYRFAAGAPDVESGKGFFIQPTIIDNPPSDSRIIQEEPFGPIVPTQPWSDLEEVIARANDTNTGLGACVWGADVEKASQVARRLEAGSVFVNSFEKPTPQAIFGGHKESGIGGEWGTTGLLAYCNARVIHVYKS; encoded by the exons ATGTCTCCAGGAAAGATTTCATCCCTCGACTTTGAAAAGTTCTACAACATTGTAGACGGCAAGCAGCGCGGATCCGACCAGATTCACCACGGTATCAACCCCTCAACCGGCCAGGAGCTTTGGGATGTGCCTATCGCCAGTGAGCAAGATCTCAACGATGCCGTCGCAGCAGCAAAGAAAGCATACCCTGCGTGGAGAGATACCCCACTTGCGAAGAGGAAGGAGGCCCTCGTCAAGATAGCCGAGTTATACCAGCAACACCACGAAGAATTTCTCACCCTACTTCGCAAGGAGAATGGAAAGCCG AGCCAAATCGCAAACATGGAAGTCAAGGGAGCTGGCGACTACTTTTTGTACCACGCCAGCCTTGACATTCCTTCAGAGACGATCGAAGACGCCGAGAAGACCTTGTACACAGAGTACACGCCCCTGGGTGTCTGCGGTGCCATCTGCCCATGGAACTTTCCCCTCATCCTATCTGCCGGCAAGATGGCACCCTGCCTCTTGACTGGTAACTGCATGATTGTCAAGCCTTCCCCATTCACCCCATACACTTCTCTCAAGTTTGTTGAGCTGGCCCAGGAGATCCTCCCACCCGGTGTCCTCCAGGTAGTTGGTGGCAACAATGAGCTCGGTGTTGGAATGTGTGAGCACCCTGATA TTCACAAGATCTCCTTCACTGGATCCATCGCGACAGGAAAGAAGGTTATGGCAACATGCTCAAAGACTCTTAAGCGCGTCACTCTCGAGCTGGGTGGAAACGACGCCTCCATCATTATGCCCGATGTCGACATCAAGAAGGTTGCACCACAAGTTGTCATGGGCGCTTTCCAGAACTCCGGCCAGGTTTGCGTAGCCACCAAGCGCATCTACATCCACGAGACTATCTACAAAGAATTCCTGGAGGAAATGACCAACTTTACTAAGAACATGAAGGTCGGAAACGCAGAAG ATGATACCACTATGCTTGGGCCCGTGCAAAATCAAATGCAATACGAACGCGTCAAGGGGTTCTTTGAAGACAGCAAAGCCAAGGGCTACAGATTCGCCGCCGGAGCACCAGACGTCGAGTCTGGCAAGGGATTCTTCATCCAGCCAACAATCATCGACAACCCACCCAGCGACTCCCGCATCATCCAGGAAGAGCCATTTGGACCCATTGTGCCTACACAGCCATGGTCGGATCTTGAGGAGGTTATTGCACGCGCTAACGACACCAACACCGGCCTTGGCGCATGTGTATGGGGCGCTGACGTAGAGAAGGCGAGCCAAGTTGCGCGACGATTAGAAGCCGGTTCAGTCTTTGTCAACTCATTTGAGAAGCCAACACCCCAGGCTATCTTTGGTGGACACAAGGAGTCTGGAATCGGTGGAGAGTGGGGCACAACGGGTCTGCTTGCGTACTGCAACGCCCGCGTCATTCACGTGTACAAGTCGTAG
- a CDS encoding MhpC, hydrolase or acyltransferase (alpha-beta hydrolase superfamily) translates to MSYSPPASAKPFTLNISDQAISEWRQLLQLSKLAPDTFETQQEDRRFGVTHKWLSETKDYWLNKYDWRAQEKHINSVPHYKMQIEFVHLHFTALFSENKDAVPILFMHGWPGSFLEFLPMLQLIKTKYSTKHLPYHIIVPSLPGFTLSTIQSNSDWTNKDTGRILNQLMLTLGFNKYLVQGGDVGSFVAQVMSATYDGCVGMHLNMLPTAGKPDENTPLSNLEKEALARTQAWEPLGMGYAIEHGSRPSTIANVLSSNPLAILAWIGEKFLEWTDEDPSIDEILTNVSLYWFTNCITRSIYTYRELFRGGVVNIDEPAKSDKPLGISWFQFEFRPIFESVAAKNHNLVFYKQHERGGHFAALERPNELFEDVEAFVSKAWKL, encoded by the exons ATGTCGTACTCCCCTCCAGCCTCAGCCAAGCCCTTTACGCTAAACATCTCGGACCAAGCAATCTCGGAATGGCGTCAACTACTCCAGCTCTCCAAGCTCGCACCCGATACTTTCGAAACTCAACAGGAGGACCGCCGCTTCGGTGTGACGCACAAATGGCTGTCCGAAACCAAGGACTACTGGCTGAACAAATACGACTGGCGGGCGCAAGAAAAGCACATCAACTCTGTGCCGCATTACAAGATGCAAATTGAATTTGTCCATCTGCACTTTACTGCTCTCTTTTCTGAAAACAAGGATGCCGTTCCCATTCTCTTCATGCATGGTTGGCCTGGAAGTTTCCTCGAGTTCCTGCCAATGCTGCAGTTGATCAAGACGAAGTACTCAACCAAACATCTTCCGTACCATATCATAGTACCTTCGCTACCCGGATTCACTCTTAGCACCATACAGTCCAACAGTGACTGGACCAATAAGGACACTGGCCGCATCTTGAACCAGCTGATGTTGACTCTTGGCTTCAACAAGTACCTCGTTCAAGGAGGAGATGTTGGTAGTTTCGTAGCACAGGTCATGAGCGCAACTTACGATGGTTGTGTTGGTATGCACC TGAACATGCTCCCTACGGCCGGCAAGCCAGACGAGAACACTCCTTTATCCAACTTGGAAAAGGAGGCATTAGCGCGGACCCAGGCGTGGGAGCCTCTTGGGATGGGCTATGCTATAGAGCACGGTTCGAGGCCGAGCACCATCGCCAATGTACTCTCTTCCAACCCGCTCGCAATTCTTGCATG GATCGGAGAGAAGTTTCTGGAATGGACGGACGAGGATCCCTCCATCGATGAAATTCTCACCAATGTTTCCCTTTACTGGTTTACCAACTGCATCACTCGATCCATTTATACATACCGCGAACTATTCAGGGGTGGCGTCGTCAACATAGATGAACCAGCCAAGTCTGACAAGCCATTGGGCATTTCCTGGTTCCAATTTGAATTCAGGCCGATTTTCGAGAGTGTTGCGGCAAAGAATCACAATTTGGTCTTTTACAAGCAACACGAGCGCGGTGGCCACTTTGCGGCTTTGGAACGTCCGAACGAGCTGTTTGAAGATGTTGAGGCGTTTGTTAGCAAGGCCTGGAAG CTGTAG
- a CDS encoding glycoside hydrolase family 10 protein encodes MHFTSSPLYFAVVGLSSSSAVLAAVLPYGQCGGKTFQGESSCAEGWSCVKMNDWYSQCVAGGGAGPVPPIGTGAPAAPTPTFNATLPIAEPAAVVSPTPAASPANNSAPAPNVAGNGANGAKCNLDAAMKAKGKKYLGVATDQGLLGTGKNADIVKANFGCVTPENSMKWDATEGTQGQFTLSGANFLVDFATKNDKLVRGHTTVWHSQLPTWVSSITDKTKLTEVMVAHIKKMMTTYAGKVYAWDVVNEIFAEDGGFRSSVFYNVLGEDFVATAFAAAKAADPAAKLYINDYNLDSPGYAKTKAMASHVKKWIAAGVPIDGIGSQSHLSGVWPMSDVPAAMELLCGSAPECAMTELDIKGGASSDYKTAFDACLNQKNCVGVTVWGVSDKNSWIGAAATPLLFDGNFSAKPAYNELCSALA; translated from the coding sequence ATGCATTTCACTAGCTCCCCTCTCTACTTCGCCGTCGTTGGCTTGTCATCCTCGTCTGCTGTCCTTGCAGCTGTCCTGCCCTACGGACAATGCGGTGGCAAGACCTTCCAGGGTGAGAGCAGCTGTGCCGAGGGCTGGTCTTGTGTCAAGATGAACGATTGGTACAGCCAGTGTGTTGCTGGTGGTGGAGCCGGCCCAGTCCCTCCTATTGGCACCGGTGCCCCGGCTGCCCCTACTCCTACCTTCAACGCCACTCTGCCAATCGCCGAGCCTGCTGCGGTTGTCTCACCCACTCCTGCTGCTTCTCCCGCCAATAACTCCGCCCCCGCGCCCAACGTCGCCGGCAACGGTGCCAACGGCGCCAAGTGCAACCTCGATGCTGCCATGAAGGCCAAGGGCAAGAAGTACCTCGGTGTCGCCACTGACCAAGGTCTTCTCGGCACCGGCAAGAACGCCGACATCGTCAAGGCCAACTTCGGTTGCGTCACCCCTGAGAACAGCATGAAGTGGGATGCCACCGAAGGCACCCAGGGCCAATTCACCCTCTCCGGTGCCAACTTCCTTGTCGACTTTGCTACCAAGAACGACAAGCTTGTCCGTGGCCACACCACTGTCTGGCACTCGCAACTTCCTACCTGGGTCTCCTCTATCACCGACAAGACCAAGCTCACTGAGGTCATGGTCGCCCATATCAAGAAGATGATGACCACCTATGCCGGCAAGGTCTACGCCTGGGACGTAGTCAACGAGATCTTTGCCGAAGACGGTGGTTTCCGCTCTTCCGTCTTCTACAACGTTCTCGGTGAAGACTTCGTCGCTACCGCCTTCGCCGCTGCCAAAGCCGCCGACCCAGCCGCTAAGCTCTACATCAACGACTACAACCTCGACAGCCCCGGCTACGCAAAGACAAAGGCCATGGCTTCGCACGTCAAGAAGTGGATCGCCGCCGGTGTTCCCATCGACGGTATCGGCTCCCAGTCCCATCTTTCTGGTGTCTGGCCCATGTCTGATGTCCCTGCTGCTATGGAGCTTCTCTGCGGTTCCGCCCCTGAGTGCGCAATGACTGAGCTCGACATCAAGGGTGGAGCTTCAAGCGACTACAAGACTGCCTTTGACGCTTGCCTGAACCAGAAGAACTGTGTTGGTGTTACCGTTTGGGGTGTCAGCGACAAGAACTCGTGGATTGGCGCTGCCGCTACCCCGTTGTTGTTCGACGGTAACTTCTCGGCTAAGCCTGCTTACAACGAGCTTTGCTCCGCGCTTGCTTAG
- a CDS encoding Tannase domain containing protein, translated as MRLRQSLQTALLCASSALAAPHGPSCSAPIGFSKKCADFASDLVIEGGVVNGSSFVPAGTNFSVPIYDPTCNTGPPQSVPITRDMCRIVLEVSTSARSGFKMEAWLPTNWTGRFLSVGNGGLNGCISFDDMGYTAGLGFASVGTNNGHDGGGGLPFYNNADVVEDFAYRALHTGVVVGKQITQDFYGKPHDKSFYLGCSTGGRQGFKSAQDFPDDFDGIIAGAPAVAFNNLTSWSGHFYPITGPSNSSTFIPLPLWSVIHDDVMKQCDGLDGLVDGILEDPLMCHYDPSGLVCAEGSNSSACLTPTQVQTVKKFFAPLVNDQGDLVYPPIQYGVETEVAAFLANGQPFPYTTDWFRYAIYNDPNWDPATLGPKDYDYAAKLDPFGIQSWKGDLSAVRDRGAKVLHWHGLADAIISSDNSPRYYNHVRSTMNATSDELDKFYRFFRVSGTGHCRGGNGAHAIGQGGGEINGYEPSNNILMALVDWVEKGNAPDYIMGTKFVNDTESLGIELQRAHCRFPRRNQYKGEGDPNLPESWECVNTDEAVSWEVAQQ; from the exons ATGAGACTCCGACAATCACTACAGACTGCACTGCTATGTGCGTCTTCTGCGCTCGCAGCTCCTCATGGACCAAGTTGCTCAGCACCAATTGGTTTCTCCAAGAAGTGTGCCGACTTCGCCTCTGATCTCGTTATTGAGGGTGGTGTTGTCAACGGTTCTTCCTTCGTTCCTGCTGGCACAAACTTCAGTGTACCCATATACGACCCAACATGCAACACTGGTCCGCCCCAATCAGTCCCCATCACAAGGGACATGTGCCGAATTGTGCTCGAGGTCTCGACTTCTGCGCGATCGGGCTTCAAGATGGAGGCGTGGCTTCCGACCAACTGGACTGGCCGGTTTCTCTCCGTTGGCAACGGTGGACTGAATGGCTGCATCTCTTTCGACGACATGGGCTACACAGCTGGCCTCGGGTTTGCCTCCGTTGGAACCAACAATGGCCACGACGGAGGCGGGGGTTTGCCGTTCTACAACAACGCCGATGTCGTAGAGGACTTTGCATATAGAGC CCTACATACTGGTGTCGTAGTCGGAAAACAAATCACCCAGGACTTTTACGGCAAGCCACACGACAAGTCGTTTTATCTCGGCTGCTCAACAGGAGGACGACAGGGTTTCAAGTCCGCACAAGACTTTCCGGACGACTTTGATGGCATCATTGCTGGAGCGCCTGCTGTCGCTTTCAACAACCTCACTTCCTGGAGTGGACACTTCTACCCCATTACCGGTCCTTCGAATTCTTCAACGTTCATTCCGCTGCCATTATGGTCGGTTATTCACGACGATGTGATGAAGCAATGCGATGGACTTGATGGCCTTGTAGACGGCATCCTCGAAGATCCTTTGATGTGCCACTACGACCCATCAGGCCTGGTTTGTGCCGAAGGCAGCAACTCTTCCGCGTGCCTTACACCAACGCAAGTCCAGACCGTGAAGAAATTCTTCGCGCCACTAGTCAACGATCAAGGAGACCTGGTTTACCCGCCTATCCAATATGGAGTTGAGACGGAAGTAGCTGCCTTCCTCGCAAATGGACAGCCATTCCCTTACACAACTGATTGGTTCCGCTATGCCATTTACAACGACCCCAACTGGGATCCAGCGACTCTAGGCCCCAAAGACTACGACTACGCTGCGAAGCTCGATCCCTTTGGTATCCAGTCTTGGAAGGGCGATCTTAGCGCTGTGAGGGACCGCGGCGCAAAGGTGCTACATTGGCATGGCCTAGCCGACGCCATCATCTCGAGCGACAACAGCCCTCGCTACTATAATCACGTCCGCTCTACCATGAACGCAACAAGTGACGAGTTGGACAAATTCTACCGCTTTTTCCGTGTCAGTGGAACTGGCCACTGCCGTGGAGGTAATGGTGCTCATGCCATCGGACAAGGCGGTGGGGAGATTAACGGCTATGAGCCCAGTAACAATATCCTCATGGCACTGGTGGACTGGGTTGAAAAAGGCAATGCTCCCGACTATATCATGGGTACCAAGTTCGTAAATGATACCGAGTCTCTTGGTATCGAGCTCCAGCGTGCGCACTGTAGATTCCCGAGGCGCAACCAGTACAAGGGCGAGGGCGACCCCAACCTCCCCGAGAGCTGGGAGTGCGTGAACACCGACGAGGCTGTTTCTTGGGAGGTGGCCCAACAGTAG